A section of the Polyangium spumosum genome encodes:
- a CDS encoding sterol desaturase family protein, translating into MFETPLIERFSRIHPATPFVFWIPVYSYLAFRGYENGVGLGAGLGLGFLGLFAWTLAEYVLHRWVFHYVGPRLWQRRVHFVLHGVHHDFPQDADRLVFPLGASIPLGITFYLLFRAIVGPVLVDPLFAGFGFGYLVYDGTHYAIHHFRMSSRWGKWIKRHHMIHHHTGQHARWGVSSPLWDYVFRTMKSS; encoded by the coding sequence ATGTTCGAAACTCCGCTCATCGAGCGGTTTTCCCGCATCCATCCGGCGACGCCGTTCGTGTTCTGGATACCGGTCTACAGCTACCTCGCGTTCCGCGGGTACGAGAACGGCGTGGGGCTCGGGGCTGGCCTCGGGCTTGGGTTCCTCGGCCTCTTCGCGTGGACGCTGGCCGAGTACGTGCTGCACCGCTGGGTCTTCCACTATGTGGGGCCGCGGCTCTGGCAGCGCCGGGTGCATTTCGTCCTGCACGGCGTCCACCACGACTTCCCCCAGGATGCCGATCGCCTGGTGTTCCCGCTCGGCGCGAGTATCCCCTTGGGGATCACGTTTTATCTGCTCTTCCGCGCGATCGTGGGCCCCGTGCTGGTGGATCCGCTCTTTGCGGGCTTCGGGTTCGGCTATCTCGTCTACGATGGCACGCACTACGCGATTCACCACTTCCGGATGAGCTCGCGCTGGGGCAAGTGGATCAAGCGCCACCACATGATCCACCACCATACGGGCCAGCACGCGCGCTGGGGCGTCTCGTCGCCGCTCTGGGACTACGTGTTCCGGACGATGAAATCGTCCTGA